The following are from one region of the Anomaloglossus baeobatrachus isolate aAnoBae1 chromosome 1, aAnoBae1.hap1, whole genome shotgun sequence genome:
- the LOC142302382 gene encoding uncharacterized protein LOC142302382 yields the protein MRMYRRPHYGQRLLVKALSSCMSIGSKIVTQFKKSYRKRTTLMGNFFLAMKSATVPAIRSFRLVARKRRDDNVISQDRGEKSPTYTVGDTGSTSSITESGENPAHPECAGDTHERLPEERPRDSLKRKASTSEDIQSEMLPPAKRAATENFTDLCREGSPDQKTPPVEMTNFRNQEDNLSPEQLLILRSRGPAGMLDDDIISMAQELLQNQFEGFDGLHPPAVLLVPGCSVLKNAVQIHYDEERVHWLTTCFKDGKILVADSINTRRLSPSIRQQIINMYNEVLKEPLKHLSFLNVDQQKNGYDCGVFATAFAYEFLANGGDPTAQFQHQKIRAHLLSCLQNGRISEFPKKVRK from the coding sequence ATGAGGATGTATAGGCGTCCACATTATGGCCAGCGGCTGCTGGTCAAGGCTCTCTCATCCTGCATGTCAATTGGCTCCAAAATTGTGACCCAATTCAAGAAATCCTATCGCAAGAGGACAACACTGATGGGAAATTTCTTCCTGGCCATGAAATCCGCCACCGTTCCAGCGATCAGGAGCTTCAGGTTGGTTGCAAGAAAAAGACGTGACGACAACGTCATCAGCCAAGACAGAGGTGAGAAGAGCCCAACCTACACAGTAGGTGATACTGGATCCACTTCCAGCATTACAGAAAGTGGAGAGAATCCTGCACATCCAGAATGTGCTGGAGATACACACGAGAGGCTGCCAGAAGAAAGACCCCGGGACAGTCTGAAAAGAAAAGCATCAACATCCGAGGACATTCAGTCCGAGATGCTGCCACCGGCAAAAAGAGCCGCTACAGAAAACTTTACGGATCTATGTAGAGAAGGATCCCCGGACCAGAAGACTCCACCAGTCGAGATGACTAATTTCAGGAATCAGGAGGACAACCTGTCTCCAGAGCAATTACTCATCCTTAGGAGCAGAGGCCCGGCGGGCATGCTGGATGATGACATCATTAGCATGGCCCAGGAGCTGCTGCAGAATCAGTTTGAGGGTTTTGATGGCCTGCATCCCCCGGCTGTTCTTTTAGTGCCAGGGTGCAGCGTACTGAAGAATGCCGTACAGATCCACTACGATGAGGAAAGGGTGCACTGGCTGACTACCTGCTTCAAAGATGGCAAAATCTTGGTGGCCGACAGCATCAATACTAGAAGACTGTCTCCATCCATCCGTCAGCAGATTATAAACATGTACAATGAAGTGCTCAAGGAGCCCCTAAAACATCTGAGCTTTCTCAATGTGGATCAACAGAAAAACGGCTATGACTGCGGGGTGTTTGCTACAGCATTTGCCTACGAGTTTTTGGCAAATGGCGGTGACCCCACAGCTCAGTTCCAGCATCAGAAGATAAGAGCTCATCTACTATCCTGCCTGCAGAACGGCAGGATCAGTGAATTTCCAAAAAAGGTCAGGAAATGA